A window of Roseovarius sp. THAF27 contains these coding sequences:
- the rplE gene encoding 50S ribosomal protein L5 produces MLDTENYTPRLRQQFRDTIKAALKEEFGYTNDMQIPRLDKIVLNIGCGAEAVKDSKKAKSAQEDLSTIAGQHAVITSAKNSIAGFRVREGMPLGAKVTLRGNRMYEFLDRLITVAMPRIRDFRGVSGKSFDGRGNYAMGIKEHIVFPEINFDKVDEVWGIDVIIATTAPTDAEAKALLKHFNMPFTS; encoded by the coding sequence ATGCTTGATACTGAAAATTACACCCCGCGTCTGCGCCAACAGTTCCGCGACACGATCAAGGCGGCGCTGAAGGAAGAGTTCGGCTATACCAACGACATGCAGATCCCGCGCCTGGACAAGATCGTACTGAACATCGGCTGCGGTGCCGAGGCGGTGAAGGATTCCAAGAAGGCCAAGTCGGCCCAGGAAGACCTGTCCACCATCGCCGGCCAGCATGCCGTGATCACGTCGGCCAAGAACTCGATCGCCGGCTTCCGTGTTCGTGAAGGCATGCCGCTGGGCGCCAAGGTGACCCTGCGTGGCAACCGCATGTACGAATTCCTCGACCGTCTGATCACCGTGGCCATGCCGCGGATCCGCGACTTCCGCGGTGTGTCGGGCAAGTCGTTCGATGGCCGCGGCAACTATGCCATGGGCATCAAGGAGCACATCGTTTTCCCAGAAATCAACTTCGACAAGGTCGACGAAGTCTGGGGGATCGACGTCATCATCGCAACCACGGCGCCGACCGACGCTGAAGCCAAGGCGCTGTTGAAGCAT